The sequence ACTGCTGCTGATACTCTTTCTGTTTTTTTGTCCAATCCCCAGTCTCCAACCCCCAATTACCGTATTTATGCCTGCGGCCCCAATCTGCTGCTTAAGGCTATCGCAGAGATGGCCGGGGAATTCAGGATACCGGCGTACATCTCTATGGAGGAGCATATGGCCTGCGGCATCGGCGCCTGCCTCGGCTGTGTTGTAAAAACCCGTGACGGCTACACAAGAGTCTGCAAGGAGGGACCGGTGTTTGAGGGCAGGGAGATAATCTGGTGACGCCGGACCTCAGCGTCAGAATAGGCAGCCTTGAACTGAAAAATCCGGTCATGACAGCATCAGGCACCTTTGGATATGGCGAAGAATATGCTGAATTCCTTGATCTGGGAAGTCTGGGCGCTGTGGTCGTAAAAGGTCTTTCGCTTCTGCCAAAAGAAGGCAACCCGCCGCCGCGCATTGTCGAAACGGCCTCGGGCATGCTCAATGCCATCGGGCTTCAGAATATTGGCATTCAGCGCTTCATTGAGGAGAAGGTCCCCTTTCTCAGAACCTATGACACAAAGGTAATCGTCAATTTTTTTGGAGACTCGATCGATGAATATGTCGCTGCCGCAGAAAGGCTGAGCTCGGTGGAGGGCATCCATGCGCTTGAGATGAACATCTCCTGCCCCAACAAGCAGGCCGGATGGTGTATATTCGGCACTGACCCCAAGGTGACGACCCAGGTTGTCGGTGCCGTGAGGAAGGCGACGAAACTCCCGCTTATTGTGAAACTTTCCCCGAATGTGACCGATATATCGCTCATGGCCAGGGCCGCGGTGGATGCGGGCGCGGATGCCCTTTCCGTGATCAATACCCTGACCGGTATGGCAATCGATATCAGGACGCGAAGGCCGAAGCTTGCCAACAGAACCGGCGGCCTTTCAGGACCTGCGATCAAGCCGGTTGCAATCCGCATGGTATACGAGGTCTTTAAGGCGGTTACGGTCCCTGTCATCGGGATGGGAGGGATTATGCATGCTGAAGACGCGATCGAGTTCATCCTGGCAGGAGCTGCCGCTGTGGCGGTCGGCACCGCAAATTTTGTGAACCCAACGGCAACAATTGAGATCCTTGATGGTATAATGGCGTATATGAAGGACGAGAAGATGGGGGATATTAACCTTTTAAGAGGAGCTGCGCATGCAACCTAATTCAGTCATAACGCTCACGACGGACTTCGGACTCAACGACCCCTATGTAGGTGTCATGAAGGGGGCCATACTCAGCATCAACCCCGCAGCAAATGTCATTGACCTCAGCCATGGAATTGCCTCTCATGATATCAGGGAGGCGACTTTTACGATCGGCATGAACTATAAGTTTTTCCCTGAACGGACTGCCCATGTGGTTGTGGTAGATCCCGGTGTGGGCTCGCGGAGGCGGCCTCTCCTTGTGGTTACCGAACGGCAATATTTTATCGGTCCGGATAACGGGGTATTCTCATACATTTATAAGAAGGAAGCGAGAACGCTTCAGGTGTTCCATGTCACCGCAGACCACTATTTCCTTAAATCCACGAGTTCTACCTTCCAGGGGAGGGATGTTTTCGCCCCAGTTGCAGCGTGGCTTACCGGCGGCAAGAACGTTCAGAATTTCGGCGAAGTCGTCACCGATTATTATGCTATAGATCTTCAGATGCCGACGGTCGGCAGGGATGTGATAAAAGGCGAAATTATCCATATTGACAAGTTCGGCAATGCCACGACAAACATCAGCCAGACAGAGATCGACTCCCTTGTCAGTCAGCGCCCTGGGACATCGCTGAAAGTATTGCTCTCGGGAAAAGAGGTCCCCATGAAGATGTATTATGGCGAGGCCCTGGATAAGGAGCTTCATTCCGTGATCAACAGTTCTGAATATATCGAATTTTTTGTGAATCGGGGCTGTGCTGCTGCGCTTTTCAATATCTCGATCGGCAATCCGGTTGAGATACAGCTTATTCCGTAATCTCCTCTTTGTTTGCCACCGTGTGGTGCTTCTGAAGAATACTTGACAGATTTACTAAACTTTTATAAGGTAAATCATGCTCAGGTTATCCACAAAGGGACAGTATGGCGTCCGCGCGATGTATGAGATTGCAAAGGCCGGCAGTATTGGGCCGGTCACGATAAAGCAGATCTCCGAACGGCAGGACGTTTCAGTCTCATATCTCGAGCAGATACTCAATACACTCCGTAAATCAGGGATTATCCAGAGTGTGAAGGGGCCGGGCGGCGGCTATGTCCTTTCCCGGGAGCCGGAGAAGATCAGCATCGCCGAGATCCTCAGGGAACTGGAAGGGCCGGTAGCGATCACCTCCTGCCTTGATCCTGCCGAGGGCTGCATCCGCATTGACAGTTGCGTAACACACCTTCTCTGGAAATCGCTCGGCGAGAATATCGAGAGGTTTCTTGACAGCATGTCTCTTGACGATCTGCTTGCGGGTAATCAGCTCATGACGATACCGAAGAGGCCCAGGAAAGTCAGGCAGGGACACGCATCAGGGCGGCCCGGCAGAGCATGAAATTTGTCCAGGACGTAAAGCCTGATGTAACTACAGACATTGTTTATATGATGTGCCCCATGCATCTTCTGAAACTCGAGGAGCAGATGAAGGAACTGGAGCCGGGCCAGATACTTGAGATCATGACTGACTATGACGGCGCGCTTGAAGATATCCCTGCGTGGTGCGACAAAACAGGTAATGAATTTTTGGGAATTGACGAGACACCGGATTTCTTTAAATTTTATATAAGGAAGGGCACGAGGTGATCATGAAGAAATACTATGTTGACCATGTTGCGACAAACCCCCTTCACCCTGATGTACTTACGGCGATGATGCCGTATTTCACGGAAGAGTTTGGCAACCCCCTCAGCGTCTATGCGTATGGTATGAAGGCCAAGGAGGCGATCGAGTCGGCCCGCGGACAGGTCGCCGCACTGGTGAATGCAAAGCCTGCTGAAATTATTTTTACGGCCAGCGGTGCCGAGGCGAACAACTTTGCCCTGCGGGGCATTGCCCTTGCGCGGCAGAACGAGGGCAAGCATATTTTGGTATCGAGGATGGAGCATCATTCTATTCTCAATGCTGCGCGGTTCCTCGAAAAGAGCGGCTTTACCGTAACGTATCTGCCGGTGGACAAACAGGGTTTTGTTGATCCTGAAACCGTGAAGAAGATGATAACCAAAGAGACCACCCTGATTTCAGTCACGCATGCGAGCAGCGAAGTCGGCACGATCGAGCCGATAAAGGAGATTGTGAAGATCGCGAAAGATCAGAATATCTCTGTCCATACCGACGCAGTCGCCACAACCGGCAATATACCGGTTGATATGCCTGATCTTGGCGTTGACCTGCTGAGCATGGCTGCTCATCAGTTTTATGGACCAAAAGGCGCTGCAGCGCTCGTGGTGAAACAGGGGACGCGCATCGTTCCGCTGATCTACGGCGGCATACAGGAGTCAGGCAGGCGTGCAGGCACCGAAAATGTACCGGCGATTGTCGGTATGGGAAAAGCTGCCGAGCTTGCAAAGGCGGAACTGCAGGGCAGGATGGACTATCTCAGACCTCTCCGTGACAAGATCATTGATGTCATGGCGAATGTCGAGAGGGTCTACCTGACCGGCGACAGGAACAACAGGCTTCCGGCGCATGCGAGCTTCTGCGCGGAATATATTGAGGGGGAGGCAATGCTCCTGCTACTGGCCGCAAAAGGCATCTTTTCGGCAAGCGGGTCTGCCTGCTCTTCAAAGGCGTTAAAGGCATCGCCGGTCTTGCTCTCGATGGGCATACCGTCCGGTCTTGCTCAGGGTTCGATTGTGTTCAGTCTGGGCATGGGTAATACCCCTGAAGATATCGACTATGTTGCAGCGGAGTTCCCTGCAGTTATCAAACGGCTCAGAGAAATCTCTCCCTATTCCCAGGGGTGGGGAGATAACCAGGAAGGTGGATCATGTACAGTGACAAAGTAATGGATCATTTCACCAATCCCCGCAACGTAGGGGACATGGAAGATGCGGATGGTGTCGGCACAGAGGGAAATCCCACGTGCGGGGATGCCATGAAGATCTACATCAAAGTACAGGATGACCGCATCGTTGATGCGAAGTTCAAGACCTTTGGCTGCGGCGCAGCCATTGCCGTCAGCAGCATGGTGACCGCGATGGTGAAGGGCAAGACGCTTGATGAAGCGCTTGCCATATCCAAAGAGGCTGTTGCCAATGAACTTGGCGGACTTCCTCCTCAGAAGATGCACTGTTCCAACCTTGGCGCGGATGCACTGAAGAAGGCGATTGAGGATTACCGCTCAAAGAAGAAACCGTAGTGCATCGTTTTCCATTTTTTCGCTGCAGGCATTCTTTACAAAAGGCGAAGTGAACTGGTAAAATCCGTTGTTTGGGAGAGGTGGCCGAGTCGGTCGAAGGCAACCGCCTGCTAAGCGGTTGAATGGGTAACACCGTTCCCAGGGTTCGAATCCCTGCCTCTCCGCCATTTTTGGTTTGGAGAAAAAATTTATTTTATTTTTTTTAAGGAGGAGTCGTACATGAAAAAGCAGATTTTAGTGGCGGTATGTGGCGTCGCACTTGTATTAAGTTTTGGTGCGTGCAAAAAGAAAGAAGATAAGCCTCAGGTTCCTCAGGCCGGCGCACCAGGACAGCAGCTTCCTGCCGGTCATCAGCAGCCGGGAGCTCCCGGAGGAGAGCAGGTTACCATGCCTAAGGGTCAGACGACTGTTTCTCTCCCGGATGCCGTTAAGGGCAAGTGGAAAGCAGTTGTTGTCGTAGTTGAGGAGAAGGCCAGCAAGAAGAAGTCTGAGTACACGATTAATGTTAATAGTGACTTCAAAATACCGGGCTCAAACATCAAGCTTGCAGTCGGCGAGTTTATCCCTGATTTCAAGATGGACGGTCTTACCATCACGTCTCTCTCGAATGAGCCGAATAATCCGGCTGTCGGTCTGAAGGTAATGGAAGATGAAAAGGAAGTATTCAAGGGATGGCTGTATTCAAAGTTCCCTGCAATCCATCCGTTTGAACACCCCAAGTATGCGGTTCTGCTGAAAAGCGGCGTCAAGAAATAAGCAGTCGTTACAGGACGTGCGCCCTTAGCTCAGCTGGATAGAGCGTCAGACTACGAATCTGTAGGCCGGGGGTTCGAATCCCTCAGGGCGCGCCAGTTGAAATCCTAAGGGATTCAGAGTTGCATAGGAGCTGCAGGCAGGAAACATTGCCTTCAGCTCCTATTTTTTTATCTCTGGTCAAGCTCGTGTTATTATTACCCGATGCAGCGCGAAGAAGATATCATATATATGAGAATCGCCCTGGAAGAGGCTGTTTTTGCATTTGACAAGGGAGAGGTCCCGGTCGGTGCACTGGTCGTGCGCGGCGGGGATATCATTGGCAGTGCCCACAATCTCAGAGAAGAGACCAAAGACCCCTCGGCGCATGCAGAAA is a genomic window of Nitrospirota bacterium containing:
- a CDS encoding SAM-dependent chlorinase/fluorinase; translated protein: MQPNSVITLTTDFGLNDPYVGVMKGAILSINPAANVIDLSHGIASHDIREATFTIGMNYKFFPERTAHVVVVDPGVGSRRRPLLVVTERQYFIGPDNGVFSYIYKKEARTLQVFHVTADHYFLKSTSSTFQGRDVFAPVAAWLTGGKNVQNFGEVVTDYYAIDLQMPTVGRDVIKGEIIHIDKFGNATTNISQTEIDSLVSQRPGTSLKVLLSGKEVPMKMYYGEALDKELHSVINSSEYIEFFVNRGCAAALFNISIGNPVEIQLIP
- a CDS encoding cysteine desulfurase, with translation MKKYYVDHVATNPLHPDVLTAMMPYFTEEFGNPLSVYAYGMKAKEAIESARGQVAALVNAKPAEIIFTASGAEANNFALRGIALARQNEGKHILVSRMEHHSILNAARFLEKSGFTVTYLPVDKQGFVDPETVKKMITKETTLISVTHASSEVGTIEPIKEIVKIAKDQNISVHTDAVATTGNIPVDMPDLGVDLLSMAAHQFYGPKGAAALVVKQGTRIVPLIYGGIQESGRRAGTENVPAIVGMGKAAELAKAELQGRMDYLRPLRDKIIDVMANVERVYLTGDRNNRLPAHASFCAEYIEGEAMLLLLAAKGIFSASGSACSSKALKASPVLLSMGIPSGLAQGSIVFSLGMGNTPEDIDYVAAEFPAVIKRLREISPYSQGWGDNQEGGSCTVTK
- a CDS encoding dihydroorotate dehydrogenase, translating into MVTPDLSVRIGSLELKNPVMTASGTFGYGEEYAEFLDLGSLGAVVVKGLSLLPKEGNPPPRIVETASGMLNAIGLQNIGIQRFIEEKVPFLRTYDTKVIVNFFGDSIDEYVAAAERLSSVEGIHALEMNISCPNKQAGWCIFGTDPKVTTQVVGAVRKATKLPLIVKLSPNVTDISLMARAAVDAGADALSVINTLTGMAIDIRTRRPKLANRTGGLSGPAIKPVAIRMVYEVFKAVTVPVIGMGGIMHAEDAIEFILAGAAAVAVGTANFVNPTATIEILDGIMAYMKDEKMGDINLLRGAAHAT
- a CDS encoding Rrf2 family transcriptional regulator, translating into MLRLSTKGQYGVRAMYEIAKAGSIGPVTIKQISERQDVSVSYLEQILNTLRKSGIIQSVKGPGGGYVLSREPEKISIAEILRELEGPVAITSCLDPAEGCIRIDSCVTHLLWKSLGENIERFLDSMSLDDLLAGNQLMTIPKRPRKVRQGHASGRPGRA
- a CDS encoding dihydroorotate dehydrogenase electron transfer subunit, whose product is TAADTLSVFLSNPQSPTPNYRIYACGPNLLLKAIAEMAGEFRIPAYISMEEHMACGIGACLGCVVKTRDGYTRVCKEGPVFEGREIIW
- the nifU gene encoding Fe-S cluster assembly scaffold protein NifU; translation: MYSDKVMDHFTNPRNVGDMEDADGVGTEGNPTCGDAMKIYIKVQDDRIVDAKFKTFGCGAAIAVSSMVTAMVKGKTLDEALAISKEAVANELGGLPPQKMHCSNLGADALKKAIEDYRSKKKP
- a CDS encoding DUF2155 domain-containing protein; amino-acid sequence: MKKQILVAVCGVALVLSFGACKKKEDKPQVPQAGAPGQQLPAGHQQPGAPGGEQVTMPKGQTTVSLPDAVKGKWKAVVVVVEEKASKKKSEYTINVNSDFKIPGSNIKLAVGEFIPDFKMDGLTITSLSNEPNNPAVGLKVMEDEKEVFKGWLYSKFPAIHPFEHPKYAVLLKSGVKK
- a CDS encoding sulfurtransferase TusA family protein; amino-acid sequence: MKFVQDVKPDVTTDIVYMMCPMHLLKLEEQMKELEPGQILEIMTDYDGALEDIPAWCDKTGNEFLGIDETPDFFKFYIRKGTR